A segment of the Arachis hypogaea cultivar Tifrunner chromosome 5, arahy.Tifrunner.gnm2.J5K5, whole genome shotgun sequence genome:
gttttaattttgtttctcacaaaataaaattatatatatatatataacacaaaattttttatcattgtgtttatatttaatattataattttatttcacataaaacaaaatttatttaaattttaatattatatacataaaatatatatataacacaattttttatcattttgtttatattcaatattataattttatttcacacaaaataaaatttatttaaattttaatattatttaaattttttttagattaaagtacatgaatttttaacttattttttatgtattatttattttaattctaaagtccaataatttttttacagatatgttgtttttaatatttatatactatttttttactttaaacttCAGCCCAATATCTGAGacttataaaaaaattctaaaacttgtaaaaaaatgattaacctgattaacaggttacctttttaaatctaaaccattcaaataaaatataacaaatgaaGAGTTTAGATTTAACGAATTTACAAGATGTGCAGCACTCCATACTTAGCAAGGAGCGTTTAAGAATGAGCCTTAGTTGTTCTTCTTTTCTCttattgatttatatttttttacaccTTTTAAAcatattatatgtattatttttatatgttttattttaatattataaaatgaaaaaataaaaaataaaatatatatgaataaaaataataaaaatattatttttcttttcatatataatatttgagTGCATGCATATAATTGTAgctaaaaaaatttgatatagaAACAAAATGAGTAATATACTTTAACAtggtaatttttttgtgttttttaaaattacgggagtacacaaatcggactctccgatttgtgttaaaaaattgaaaaaacaatACACAACTAGAACCATGCGAGTTTCTTGGTGATAAAATTTTGTTTCACAAATCACATGGTCCGATTTGCAGTTGATGAAATTTGAAATCTGTGAAATTTGGATCCTCCGTTTTTCTTGTCCTGtgtcattttttttttacattttgagGAACACAACTCGCAGGATTCAAGTTCTACTTATGGATTCGGTAGGGATTATTGTCCAACGAAgactttattaaatatatataataaataataacaaagtaGTTGGTACACttgacatacatacatacatacaactaGTTATTTGAATAAtgtgatcactttagatctcaaAGTATACTTTATTTTGTGAAGCATGAAAAAATGCTGAGATTGAAAACATTTGTTTCTTAACAAATTAACTAATAGGAAGAAgcagggaaaaaaaagaaaggaataaatgCAATGCATGAACATTTTTTTATAGACAAATTAATCTCTACCCATCCTTTAATGGCAAGAATATTTTGAAAGTACGTTAACTAACTATGATTTATACAAAtgaataaagtaataaaaaactATATAATTAAGTACACTgcctcaataaaaaattaaaaagagaaaagcgATGCTGATGATTAATGCTCacgttaaaaattttttttcttttaatatttatttattatacatatatattttggaGTAACATGATATATGAGTAACAACAACAAATATTGTCCCGTGCGTGAAATTCACTCAATTAAGAGTTTAAGACATGATTAAACACTTtcgataaaaaataatacataacttAAATAATATAACTAGTTACGTTGAATTTTACgatttaaattcaattaaattcacATAAATAATTATGTTCCATTTTTTATGGAATTACTATCTTACCAAATTAAAAGCATGATAAGAGAATGATAGTAAAGTGACAACTTAGGGTGTGTCTAGTAAACACGTTGAAAATGATAAAAGTTTAAATGCTATTTTATATGTTTGGCAACTTTTTTTGACATAATTTTACATTTCAAATGGCTGTTCattagaaataataatatttgtcgCTGTTAATAATCATTGATCATGTctaatctaaaaatttaaatgattaatatgtctaattttaaaatttagataattaaCACGTACATATAATAATCAAATTATCTGATATTTAAAATCACTCAATCAATAATACCCACTTATCAATCTCAATATATTGGCTGATTCTATATCCGTCCATAAAAAAGATGAATATATATCTAGAACTAGTGTTATAAATTTCACTCAAAATATTTTTACTCtacttatgttatttttattttaaattagacaAATGAATATCCAACACTAACAACAAATGTTTTTAATAAAAGAACTTAACATATTTAATCTATGAAGCTTTGATTTACTGTGTCTGTTTATTTgacacattttggacacgacaTTTATTGATATTTGTCCGATACGCGTATCTTATATGTCTAACtgtgttttaatatatttttttcaagatACGTTTAGACACACGTAAATATTATTACATGTCaacatgtttaattttatttttaacatatattcttaaaatgagtttagaaatagtatatattattaattattaaaacaaaaaattttaaatactttatataattaaaaaagatattaaaacaataaaaaaactaatttttattttaatataagtcaaataccaaaatatcattataatttatctaaaaaatattttatattttgtatatatGCCGTATTCCCATGTCTtgtaaaaattttagatttacaTGTCAGCGTGTCCATATCGTGTCGTGTCCTGTATCCGTATTACTGTATCATGTGTCTGTATCACTATATTAGTGTTCGTGCATCATAGTCTCTAATTAATGAAGCAAATTTCAaaaacttatttaatttaatacttttcaatttttaaaaatcaaaatttttaacgaattttaaaaacaaaaaattaaattgtgaCTTTACTCTAAAAATTAAGAATATATAATACAGTCCCATGAGTGCAACTCACTCAAGCGAAAAAAAATGGtaaacttttaagttttaataaaaatttcTCCTCCTTTATGTTCCCTTTTCATCGTGCATCTTTCTTGATGGGAATGTGACGCTTTAATTTCTTCTAGGTCCGAAAAGAGCTTAacaccaaaaatatatataatgataaaaaaaaactcaaaaggacttgaaattaaaataataatttaaggaATGATGAAAACTATAAGATTGATAAGTATACCACTTAATACAATTGGTATCCGTCGCAATTTATTTGTCTCTTCTTCTGTATATAGTGACCAAGTAATAAAAGTatcattcaaaaattatttttatcttttgtccACAAAATTAAGCACTAGCTTTTCGTTAGAATTGTACATTTGCCAAGCTATTCTCAATCTCCATCATTATTGTGActgatacaatataaaaattacaatgttcataactatatatatgtatatgtgacATATATATAGCATAATATATATCTTAGTTTGTCCTTTCCATATTTCaactcttaattaaaaaaatatatatatcttgaCATCTAGCATCATggtatatatattttgttgaattattgattacggcaaaataatatataaaattcttCAGACTAAATTGTTAATATCATTTTAAACATATATAAACCACAAGACAATAAtatctttcaaaaataaaaaattgtaaatcGATAGTtcattattttattcaaaaggGTAGTGAAACTTaattagtcattttatataaatatatgtacatCTATATGAAAGGATTAATATACTATATATTttatctctctaatttttgtcaAAATCAAAATTGATGAAAACAAAAGCATGGAAGCTGAAATTTATTGAAACATATACGTGGGAGCAGTTGAGAATGAAGCAAAAAGGTGAATTGAAAGAATCATCATTCGCCATAAAGAATTTCATTATCTACCGTCCGGGACATAAGAAAATAGAAGTAACTTTTGTTTTGTCTTCatatatttgtgttatttagcAAAACAGCTGGATTTTTTCATTCAATTTATAACATATTATTCTCGTAGTATACATTGTGTTTACATTTTTTGTATCTGTATTAGGTAGCTATTTGCacgaaaatatttttatgtaaatataataattaatagttaaatatattaaataatttttggataaaaatattttgttgtcTAGCCAATGCAGTTACTTCAACCCTATTTTGAGGTGAAACAATTGTGCTAATATTTTAGCtcacattatatatatttttgcggGTTAGATTACCCATCCAAATTTTATCCAAGTAAGTTTAACACCAATAAAAATCATTCTCATTAAAAGAGCGTCATTACATACGCgctttatcttcttttcttttaaatacaAACACACGTCATCTTCTTATTCTTTCAAATTCATGTATAcctcctctttctctttctcctcatttttcttcttttttttcgcgcACGGAGATTCTTCTTatgcttctcctcctcctccttatctcctttttctctttcgttatcgtcatcaccaacaacaccaacattttactaatatattattttttcaattgaattgaatggaatgcaattgctaaattgaattaaattgaattgaatggacgcaGGTGTTCTAAATCTGGATTGAATTaataatctctaaattgtagacaAAAATAtttcgaatttgattttatataatggattatgatttgttcattcagtactatacaattgtttcaccatgagtatgtgtttcggttcattatgcagaaaactGTTTGAATTTGACTTTATATAATGGAATATGTTTTGTTCGGTCAGTattatataattgtttcaccataagTACATGTTTCGATTTATTATACAGAaagctatttgaatttgattttatataatagattatgtttcgttcagtCAGTATTATATAATTGTTTTATCATGAGTATGtgtttcggttcattatgcagaaatctatttaaatttgaatttatataatggataatgttctattcatttagtactatacaattgtttcaccataataacaTGTTCCTTCTCATCTTCTATTGCTTATTCGCCagggagagaaggaggaaaagcaaaaaaaatacagcagcaaaagcaacaaaagaatgacgataagaaaaaaatatgtgAAGAAAAAGGAACGCTAAAGagaaggaggagaatgaggagaaggaggaacgcgaagaagaaggcgaagaaTAAGAAGTCCGTGTGTAAATGagtgtgagaagaagaagaagtccaTGTGTCAAGACCTAAAATTGTTTGAATaaacttaaatataaaaattatttggatgtggagaatatctatatttttaccaaatatgctattctttaaaataaaaaaagaaataataaagatcaaaactaaatatttaaatttgtttgaatcaaaattaaagaataaacgACTTGATTTaagattaataaattataaataaaaaagcaaaaacttATTTAAATATCTTTCCTACTTGTAATAATAAAATCATGGTACAATTTTTttggtaacaaaataaaataatcttcTCGTGAATTAAATAATAACACTGTAGGTATTAAAAATTAGTCACCAAATAAATTAATATGtaattgtgtataaatatatatatacaatttaatttatttttaatgtatattctatattttaatatatattctacacTTATAGtttattttaagataaaaattcagGCGCAGTCAATTTCAagtaaagttgataattaaaatctgttaaataaaaatttagtcaaattattcaaataatttagtggcttttaactatcaattttaaCGTAAAATTACTGTAATGAAATTTTTaccttattttaatatatatttatcatAATTGAATGATAGTAAATAAAGAATcatgtataatttttttcatataaaattactaattaataattaataattattaattaaatattatttaactattttaaaattttaactatcaAATTGTCCATGAGTTTGTaccataatattattatattttgagaaataaaataaaaaatgaaggtGTGTGTGTATATTGTGTATGGAAATCTAGTTAGAGATATAGTGATACAACTTTTGATGACATTTATTATTTATTGTCGTTATTTGGACAGCAGAGCAGTTGGAAAGGCAGCCTTGTGATTTTAATGAACCAAAAAGCTGAAACCCCATAATCCCCCTCTTCTTACATACTTTaccttttcaattcaaatcttctgatctgaatcatgaaaCGGCAAAGGGTGAataatgaaggagaagaagaaggtggtCCTCCATTGATACCAGGTCTACCAGACCACATAGCTCACCTATGTCTCACACGAATCCACCCTTCAATTCTCTTCCCAGTATCCCACTCATGGCGCCGCCTCATTTACTCCCCTTCCTtccctcccttctcttctctctacgccattctctctcctcacaaccACCACCATCCCACCATCCAATTCTTCAACTTCGATCCAATCTCATCCCACTGGCACCCGCTCCCTCCGCCACCCTCTCACCCTTCtctccaccacctcctcctccgcCACCCCTCCTTCCTCTCCCGCAACCTCTCTATACAATCCGTCTCCGCTGCCGGCTCTCTGGTTCTCCTCGCCGGCACCACCCACAACCTCTTCCCGGCCCTCCCTCGGCCCGTGATCTTCAACCCGGTGACAAACTCATGGGCCTTGGGGCCCAGCCTCACCACCCCACGCCGCTGGTGCGCAGCTGGCGTCTGCAGAGGCGCTGTCTACGTAGCCAGCGGCATAGGGACCCACTTCTCCCTCAACGTAGCGCGGTCGATGGAAAAGTGGGACACTCAAAAGAATGGGTCTCAGTGGGAGAAGAAGACCGCTCTTAAAGACGGAAGGTTCAGCAGGGAAGCCATTGATGCTGTTGGTTGGAAGGGGAAGCTATGCATGGTGAACGTTAAAGGCGATGCAGCGAAAGAAGGGGTTGTTTACGATGTTGAAAAGGATCTTTGGAAGGAGATGCCGGAGGGGATGCTTGCGGGGTGGAGGGGACCGGTGGCGGCCATGGATGAAGAAGTGATGTTCGTTGTTGATGAAGTGAAAGGTGTTGTGAGAAGGTACGTTGAGGAACAAGATTCTTGGGAAGAGGTTTTGGAAGATGAGAGGCTCAAAGGTGCCGAACAGGTTTCTGCCGAGGGAGGTAGGGTTTGTGTCGTTTGTGGCGGTGGTGGCGGCGGCGGTGGGATTTTTGTGGTGGATGTAGTGGCGAGGCCTCGGAGGATATGGGTGGTGGAGTTGCCGGAGGGTTTTGAGGCTATAGCTGTTCATGTGCTGCCTCGGATGCCCATAACTGATTTTTCTGTTAAAGtttgagttttttttaatttttatttttcttttaatttgtgcaAGAGATAAAAAATGAAAAGTTGATTGAGAATTTATAAATCTAACCTTTCCTGCTGTGATtggctaattttttattttaattgtaaaataaaagagttatttatttatttttattttcttagataaaaaaattaacttaatttaGTCTATTAATCAATTTATTTATCTGCTTAAGTAGATATAGAATTCAATAATATCTTGTagatataatcatttattatattttgtgataattttaaaataaattttaatttgtaaaaaattaattcttaatttataaatttaaattttttttaaaaatattataaaaatataaactaggtCTTGGGTGGGAGAATCTATCAATTTTACTGTCTGTTATTATTGGTTGATATATTTTGTTTGtaaaataaaatgatttttttttttacttttatgcctTTTTATAGATAGGTTGAATAGTCAACTTTCTTTCTATATTTGTTTTTGTGGCCGGTGGTGGGTTGTCTGTCGTTGAAAGTGAGAATTTGTCTTCAAGCCGTTAAATGGTGGAGTACGTATTCGAATGTATACTTGTATGTGGTGTCAAAAAAATagcttataatattattcaatttttatttttggttcggTGCAAAGTGTGTGGTGTGAATAGTGGACCTTGATTTCTAAGATTCATGCGATTACTTATTTTGgtgtttctaaaatttaaaattacctaTATTAGCAGATTTAAGTTTAGGCATCAATAcagtcttttgattttttttgtgatgACTAGACAAACGGAGTGCTCAGATGACACTCTTTCTACCACGTTGGATGATGGGTAAACGACGTAATTTATCCTTGGCACTCAAAGAAGTAAAAAATGTCGTCGTTTTGTATATAAAGGGAGAATAAACGATGGATATCCAAAATAAAGAATAGGTCTTCTTCTTTACCTCTACTATTCTTCGTTTCTAGCTTGTTTGGACGCCAAAGATAAACGATGTCGTTTACTCATCATCCAACGTGGCAGAGAGGGTGCAATCTCAGCACTTCGTTTGCCTAGTTATCGTCGGAAAGAATTGAGAGACTATATTGGTGCGCGGACTTGAATCTAAAGAATCAAtataggtaattttgaatttcaGAAACCAAAATGAATAATCGCGTGAATTTTAAAGACCAAAATAGGGATTTAGTCTTGCTAGAGAGGAATGGAAGATGAGAATAAATTAGGAGAGTTAATatttaaagtaatttttaaatttacaatCTGAGTTTCAATCTCGAATTTATaattatcttaaatttatttttaaatttattctaatatattaaaattttaaaatattctaaacGAGATTATTTATGTTCTACTTAAATGTCAAAAATAAAAGAGTGAATACTCTCTTTGTCTccgacaattatctcgaaagaacTACGAggctaaaaaaaatattcaactgGATCTCTGATatttttttgggactgattagtCTCTGTGCAAAAAAAACATCGATTTTTTTTTACACAGGGGCTAATTAGTCCCATAAAAGTAAATTTCAAAAAGGATTTCGTTGTCTTTTGAAATAATTGTCGGGAGCTATTTTGCGTTTTTCTCAAAATAAAATGACAATGTTTTATCAGtcgaataaattattatttatacaaataaaagatgacaaataacaaataatgtactaatataaaaataaaacgacaattataaCCATGGAAGATGGTCTTAGTGTGCCAAAAATACCCCAACATTGGTTATGCAATTGATTTGTTAGGGTATTTTTGGCACACAAAAGTCATCTTCCGTAATTATAAttatcgttttattcttatatgagtACATTTATTCTTTATCAGTCTAATGTAACTTCTAATGTAATTTTCGTTCAACTATATTATTATGAGGAGTGTTAGGGGCCAGTAATTTTTATGATATGTAGTTATCGAATAGTcatcaataatgtttttaatagtgtaaaatttTATCCAATAATACAAGattactcatttttattttactaattacaTGCCggtcaaaatttaataaagtttaTGAATCTAGACTTTTCCTATTATTAtttcatcaacaaaaaattattcTAGAGATGATCattattaaatttatcaatttgaaCTCTAAATTAGAAGTCTAGTAGTATTAACTCTAAATCAGAGTTTGGCATTGGTAATGAAAGTCCCTTGTGAGGGGTTTATAGGTCCCCTTTCTTGACCGGCAACTTGAGGAGTGATGAGATATATGGCGATTCACGTGGTGGCAATGTTGGATGAGGTGAGTGGTGGATACTTAAGGTGATGATGATGACTCATCATAGATTTGGATGCCACACTGcacttgtatttaatgagtttagTGATATAATTGGTATATTCGCTTTGTATTTTACCATCCTATCTTGTCATAACCACCAAGTCATTAAATTTGTTCTGGTCTTATTCTCAGTTGGAGATTTCCATGATAGGTATGTTTTTACCATTTTGCacgtataaattaaaaaaaatcaactattaaatttatgtattatttttaaaataataatatatgattaataaatattatcatttttaactaat
Coding sequences within it:
- the LOC112800154 gene encoding F-box/kelch-repeat protein SKIP25-like, producing the protein MKRQRVNNEGEEEGGPPLIPGLPDHIAHLCLTRIHPSILFPVSHSWRRLIYSPSFPPFSSLYAILSPHNHHHPTIQFFNFDPISSHWHPLPPPPSHPSLHHLLLRHPSFLSRNLSIQSVSAAGSLVLLAGTTHNLFPALPRPVIFNPVTNSWALGPSLTTPRRWCAAGVCRGAVYVASGIGTHFSLNVARSMEKWDTQKNGSQWEKKTALKDGRFSREAIDAVGWKGKLCMVNVKGDAAKEGVVYDVEKDLWKEMPEGMLAGWRGPVAAMDEEVMFVVDEVKGVVRRYVEEQDSWEEVLEDERLKGAEQVSAEGGRVCVVCGGGGGGGGIFVVDVVARPRRIWVVELPEGFEAIAVHVLPRMPITDFSVKV